In Bacillus kexueae, the following proteins share a genomic window:
- a CDS encoding glutamate synthase subunit beta has protein sequence MGKTTGFMEFAREEEKKQHPLSRLDNWKEYSERLSNESLQKQGARCMDCGTPFCHMGMEFNHLTSGCPIHNLIPEWNDLVYKGQWKEALDRLLLTNNFPEFTGRVCPAPCEGSCTLAISDPAVAIKSIERAIIDKGFEEGWIEPRIPKHRTGKKIAIVGSGPAGLACADQLNQAGHSVTVYERDDRIGGLLMYGIPNMKLEKEVVERRVKLLEDEGIQFIVNTEVGKDISAEELQRDFDAVVLCTGAQKQRDLVIEGRELDGVHLAMDYLTSTTKSLLDSNFKDGNCLNVEGKDVIVIGGGDTGADCVATALRQNCNSVAQFGKHPQLPKNRPFENPWPEFPLVFSLDYAYEEAEAKFGQDPRQYCIQTKKIVGDENGKVKELHTIQMEKIVDEKGNVTFNELPGTEKVWPCDHVFIAIGFEGPEHPVLKQFGVEVENRKVKAAYGTYETNVQGVFAAGDARRGQSLIVWAIHEGREAAKQVHEYVMEQKQAAAM, from the coding sequence ATGGGAAAAACGACTGGTTTCATGGAATTCGCCCGCGAAGAAGAGAAAAAGCAACATCCACTTTCCCGACTTGATAATTGGAAGGAATATAGTGAGCGTTTATCTAATGAATCGTTGCAAAAGCAAGGGGCCCGCTGTATGGATTGCGGGACTCCCTTCTGTCACATGGGAATGGAATTTAACCACCTTACGTCAGGTTGTCCAATCCACAACCTAATTCCAGAATGGAATGATTTAGTATATAAAGGTCAATGGAAAGAAGCGCTTGACCGCCTATTATTAACGAATAACTTCCCTGAATTTACAGGGCGGGTCTGTCCTGCACCTTGTGAGGGTTCTTGCACATTAGCTATTTCAGACCCAGCTGTAGCGATTAAAAGCATTGAGCGTGCAATTATCGATAAAGGGTTCGAAGAAGGATGGATAGAGCCTCGAATTCCGAAACATCGAACTGGGAAGAAAATTGCGATTGTCGGTAGCGGACCTGCAGGTTTAGCGTGTGCAGATCAATTAAATCAAGCGGGACATTCAGTCACTGTATATGAACGGGATGATCGTATTGGTGGTCTACTCATGTACGGTATTCCGAATATGAAACTTGAAAAAGAAGTGGTAGAGAGACGAGTGAAGCTGTTAGAAGATGAAGGAATTCAATTTATTGTGAATACAGAAGTTGGAAAGGATATTTCTGCAGAGGAGCTGCAACGTGATTTTGATGCTGTTGTCTTATGTACAGGAGCGCAAAAGCAACGCGATTTAGTCATTGAAGGTCGTGAATTAGATGGCGTTCATCTCGCTATGGATTATTTAACAAGTACAACAAAAAGCTTGTTAGACTCCAATTTTAAAGACGGTAATTGTTTAAATGTAGAAGGGAAAGACGTCATTGTTATCGGTGGGGGTGACACCGGTGCCGACTGTGTTGCGACAGCCTTACGCCAAAATTGTAATAGTGTGGCTCAATTTGGGAAACATCCTCAGCTACCGAAAAACCGTCCTTTTGAAAATCCTTGGCCAGAATTTCCGTTAGTGTTTTCTCTCGACTATGCATACGAGGAGGCGGAAGCGAAATTCGGTCAAGATCCAAGACAATATTGTATTCAAACGAAGAAAATTGTCGGGGACGAAAATGGTAAGGTTAAAGAATTGCATACAATTCAAATGGAAAAAATCGTGGATGAAAAAGGAAATGTCACGTTTAATGAATTACCAGGTACAGAAAAAGTGTGGCCGTGTGATCATGTATTCATCGCGATTGGATTTGAAGGACCTGAGCATCCTGTTTTAAAACAATTCGGTGTAGAAGTAGAAAATCGAAAAGTGAAAGCAGCATATGGAACTTATGAAACAAATGTTCAAGGTGTCTTTGCTGCTGGAGATGCGAGAAGAGGACAAAGTTTAATCGTTTGGGCCATTCATGAAGGTAGAGAAGCGGCCAAGCAAGTACATGAATACGTGATGGAACAAAAACAAGCTGCTGCCATGTAA
- a CDS encoding DNA polymerase IV, producing MNRSQRRVIFHVDMNSFYASVEAAFDPTLQGKPLAIAGNPEERRGIIVTCSYEARAKGVKTTMPLWEAKKLCPELIVKRPNFDRYRKASKAMFSLLQSYTDLVEPVSIDEGYMDVTDVEGHPLHLAKEIQERLMDELLLPCSIGIAPNKFLAKMASNMKKPLGITILRKRDVPQILWPLKVEHMHGIGEKSALKLNRIGIYTIGDLAHGEAVQLESVLGINGRRLKEKANGNDNRIVNPDSVFDFKSVGNSTTLPHDSEDEEELIRTIKKLCQSVSSRLKRKGVLGSKISLMIRFYDRKTITRSVKLENPTDQLDEIEERAIHLFRKHWNEVPIRLIGVSANEVVEKSSAFKQLDIFSFEEDVKAAPLQQTIEKLKEKFGENIIQKGTKFQDGHEMQGTSFTKDYLQDE from the coding sequence ATGAATCGTTCTCAAAGACGGGTAATTTTTCACGTTGATATGAATAGTTTTTATGCGTCTGTAGAAGCAGCTTTTGATCCAACGTTGCAAGGGAAGCCTTTAGCGATTGCTGGTAATCCTGAAGAAAGAAGAGGGATTATCGTCACTTGTAGTTATGAAGCAAGGGCAAAAGGTGTGAAAACAACAATGCCACTATGGGAAGCGAAAAAACTATGTCCAGAACTAATTGTAAAGCGTCCCAATTTTGATCGTTACCGAAAGGCTTCGAAGGCGATGTTTTCATTATTACAATCGTATACAGACTTAGTTGAACCTGTGTCAATTGATGAAGGATATATGGACGTTACAGACGTTGAAGGACACCCACTTCATTTAGCAAAAGAAATACAAGAACGTTTAATGGACGAGCTTTTACTTCCGTGTAGTATCGGTATCGCACCGAATAAGTTTTTAGCCAAAATGGCATCGAATATGAAAAAACCTCTCGGAATTACTATATTACGCAAGCGAGATGTTCCACAAATTCTCTGGCCTCTTAAAGTAGAACACATGCATGGGATTGGGGAAAAGTCTGCATTAAAGTTGAATCGGATTGGTATTTATACGATCGGTGATTTAGCTCACGGAGAAGCTGTTCAATTAGAAAGTGTTCTTGGGATTAATGGGAGACGGTTGAAAGAGAAAGCAAATGGAAATGATAACCGTATCGTAAATCCTGATTCGGTCTTTGATTTCAAAAGCGTAGGAAATTCTACCACTCTCCCACACGATTCAGAGGATGAAGAAGAGTTAATTAGAACAATTAAAAAGCTCTGTCAATCTGTTTCTTCTCGATTGAAAAGAAAGGGTGTATTAGGAAGTAAAATTTCCTTAATGATTCGTTTTTATGATCGAAAAACGATTACGCGTAGCGTGAAACTCGAAAACCCAACTGATCAACTGGATGAAATAGAAGAAAGAGCGATCCATTTGTTTCGAAAGCACTGGAATGAAGTACCTATCCGATTAATTGGCGTTTCGGCTAATGAAGTCGTAGAGAAGTCATCGGCATTTAAACAGCTTGATATTTTCTCATTTGAAGAAGATGTTAAAGCTGCACCACTGCAACAAACAATTGAAAAGCTTAAGGAAAAGTTTGGAGAAAATATCATTCAAAAAGGCACAAAATTTCAAGATGGTCATGAGATGCAAGGAACGAGTTTTACGAAAGATTACTTGCAAGATGAGTAA
- the gndA gene encoding NADP-dependent phosphogluconate dehydrogenase: MSKQQIGVIGLAVMGKNLALNIESRGYSVSVYNRSSAKTEEMLAEHPGKNIVGTYSVEEFVQSLEVPRKILLMVKAGAPTDATIEQLLPHLDEGDILIDGGNTYFKDTQRRNQLLAERGIHFIGTGVSGGEEGALKGPSIMPGGQKEAHELVRPIFEAISAKVNDEACTTYIGPDGAGHYVKMVHNGIEYGDMQLISEAYFILKHVLGLSAEELHEVFAEWNKGELDSYLIEITADIFTKVDEETGKPLVDVILDTAGQKGTGKWTSQSALDLGVPLPIITESVFARFISAMKEERVKASKVLSGPELKPFEGDKEALIEAVRKALYMSKICSYAQGFAQMKAASDEYEWNLNYGEIAMIFRGGCIIRAAFLQKIKEAYDRDANLPNLLLDPYFKEIVEGYQGALRKVISLAVERGIPVPSFSGALAYYDSYRTETLPANLIQAQRDYFGAHTYQRIDKEGVFHTDWLAK, translated from the coding sequence ATGTCAAAACAACAAATTGGTGTTATCGGACTCGCAGTAATGGGGAAAAACCTTGCTCTTAATATTGAAAGCAGAGGTTATTCCGTATCGGTTTATAACCGTTCATCTGCTAAAACTGAAGAAATGTTAGCAGAACATCCAGGGAAAAATATCGTTGGAACATATAGCGTTGAGGAGTTTGTACAATCGCTTGAGGTGCCTCGTAAAATTTTATTAATGGTAAAAGCAGGAGCACCTACAGATGCAACCATTGAGCAGCTTCTTCCGCATTTAGATGAGGGAGACATTTTAATTGACGGTGGAAATACATACTTTAAAGATACTCAACGCCGTAATCAATTATTAGCTGAACGTGGAATCCATTTCATTGGAACGGGTGTTTCTGGAGGTGAAGAGGGAGCGTTAAAAGGTCCTTCTATCATGCCAGGTGGACAAAAAGAAGCGCATGAGCTCGTACGCCCAATTTTTGAGGCAATCTCTGCGAAAGTAAATGATGAGGCTTGTACAACATATATTGGTCCAGATGGGGCAGGTCATTACGTGAAAATGGTCCACAACGGTATTGAATATGGTGATATGCAATTAATTTCTGAAGCCTACTTCATTTTAAAGCACGTATTAGGTTTAAGTGCAGAAGAGCTTCATGAAGTATTTGCAGAATGGAATAAAGGTGAATTAGACAGCTATTTAATTGAAATTACAGCTGATATTTTCACAAAAGTTGATGAAGAAACAGGTAAACCGCTTGTGGATGTCATCTTAGATACAGCAGGTCAAAAAGGGACAGGTAAATGGACAAGCCAGTCTGCGCTTGATTTAGGTGTTCCTCTTCCAATCATTACAGAGTCTGTTTTCGCTCGTTTTATTTCAGCCATGAAGGAAGAGCGTGTGAAAGCAAGTAAAGTTCTTTCAGGTCCAGAATTAAAACCATTTGAAGGCGATAAAGAAGCGTTAATTGAGGCTGTTCGTAAAGCGTTATACATGAGTAAAATTTGTTCTTATGCACAAGGTTTCGCTCAAATGAAAGCAGCTTCTGATGAGTATGAGTGGAACTTAAACTACGGTGAAATTGCAATGATTTTCCGTGGTGGTTGTATTATTCGTGCAGCCTTCTTACAAAAAATTAAGGAAGCATATGACCGTGATGCTAACTTACCAAACTTATTATTAGATCCTTATTTCAAGGAAATTGTTGAAGGTTACCAAGGAGCATTACGTAAAGTAATTTCACTAGCGGTAGAGCGTGGTATTCCGGTACCTTCATTCTCAGGAGCTCTTGCGTACTATGATAGCTATCGTACGGAAACATTACCAGCGAATTTAATTCAAGCACAACGTGACTACTTTGGTGCACACACATATCAACGCATCGACAAGGAAGGTGTGTTCCATACGGATTGGTTAGCAAAATAA